The window GAACTTGTGACTTTCTTGGTTTCCACCATTGTCTTGAGGTCTGCCAGCAAACTCATGTGTTTAGACATATCAGTTGCCAAAACCTGGAAAGAacattaaaataatgacattagAGGAAAAACTGGGATTTGAAAAAGTAGAGGTGTAAGGAAGTGAATTAGAGGTGGACAGACTCACCATATCAATAACAAGTTTCCTCAGGCTCTGCCTTTGCCTTTTGCTCAGGTTCTGGAAGATGTCACAGTTGTCCTCGTGAAGCAGCTTAAAACCCACAGCAAGATGATGGTTCTCCAACACAGACTCGTCATTATACATCAGGGCTAACTCTGAGTCTGACGGAAGCAATACGGGTCAAAAatacagtcagtgtttgtgtcaaTACAAGCAGTATGCAACAAATTGACAACTATTTACAAAATATGGCGTTTTATGTAATGAAAAATAATGAGGATGAAGACAGTGCCAAATTAATGCACAAGTTATCAATCATCTCTGGCCTGGTTAGTAACAAAGTATTAAATAAGAGTGTTGTTCAGTTCTTGACAGAGAAACATCCTTCTACCGTCTGCACACAACAAAGCTGATTCTGACTTTTGCAGTGGTTAAAAACAGAATTGGACCActgaaaaataacataaaaataatgtcATGATTTGTGGTGAAGAGGGCAGCCAGAAATATCATacatcatttgtgtgtgagagtgtctcAGTCTTATATGGACTCACTGGTGTTTATGAGGAATTGGTTTGACACTCCTGGATGGTCCACATCATGGATGGCAGCAGCAAATAACGCAGCTAGAATCTCTAGATCAGTGAATACAGCCTGCCAGAAAGGGCAAAAGAGTCAAATTAAAACTGAATTTGTATTCTTAGAGGGCCTGGTGCACGTGAAAGTATTTGACATTAGTGGAGGTATTTACATCTAGAGCTGGTGTGGACAGCAGTACATGAGTGGACTGAGTGACATCTGCAGCGTGGAGGCTGTTGTGGTAGGCCACATTGGCATGGTAGTGGTCCTCCAGGGTCATCACATAGGTGACAAAGGTATCCATGGGGATCCGAAAGGTCTTCAGTAGATCTCTTTCCTGCAGCAGGTACAGTTCACAATTATGCTACGTGTTACCGCCTGCTGTGTGACACATTGTTTTAGGTCCGGTCTGTGTGTGCCTCACCTGGAAGATGGCATACATTATGCAGCTGAGGGGTCGATTATTAGAGAATTCTGCCACACGAAAGATATTAAGGCCCCACTTGTTCAAGTCATTCAGCTCCTGTATGCACAACAGATGACATCAAGACATGTCAGTATATTGTCTCAATTGGTGCATGATGTAATCTCACGTTCTTTAGATTATGGTTTCAGTTTTCTACACATTGAAATGTTACTTATATTTCAATATATTTATGGTGCAAAACACATCCAATAAGTTTACCCTGGCTAACGCATCCTCGTGTTCAGTCTTCACGCCGAAGCGAGGCATGGTGGAATTGGAAAGGCTGGAACTGTGTGTGAGCTTCTTCACACCGCTGATGTGACACATgggcttctccctctccctcaagGTCGGGGACGGGATCTCCACCTCATTCTGCTTGTCTAGAAGGATCAGAAGTTAAATGGTCTGTACGGGCAGAGACATACTCAGGGTTGTGCTTGACCTGTAGGGTCAAAGCTGTAACTTGGTAATAAGAAGATAAGGGGTTTGCTTTACCTAGAAAGGTAGTGGAGATGTATTCTGACACTTGGTTCCCTGAGCGACTCATCTCTGACAAATGGGACAGCTCCCTGTTCAACATCCTCTTGAACTGAggggaagagagacagacacagatgagTGACTTGAACAGTAGTTACAGTGCAAAAGCGCTAAAAATACAGAATTATAAATGCTGTACCTACGATTTCATTTGCACAGATGCATAACAACAAAAGCTTGCTATGATTCAAATACGAGAAAATAAATTATCACCCTCATTTACTGAAGGGTGATAGAATCAATTATGAATCAtacctcctcttttttttcagagaaCAGACTGTTCAATAACTCGGTGTCCCCGCACTTTCATTTCAACTGAAGTAATACGGTATGTTTATTGTTCTCTATGCATCCACAGCATCCATCATGAACTGCTAGGTCTTTTCAGTAGAGGCACAAATGTGATTAAGTGAATACATTAtctgtgcagacagaaaacactgtTCACGAATGTTCTCTCTGCTTTTACGTAATGTTTTATTTCCGTTTTGAAACATCACACAGAAGGCGTAATAGTTCCCTGTCAGACAAGTCATGTGAAGGCACAATACGATTCGGACAGACCCCTCAGTCTGTGTCCTACTGACTGATCTTTCACACATAACAATCTCCATGGCAACTGGTGCAGTTGCCACGGTAACTGCCTCCTCACAGTCAGTCCTTCAGCTTTATGTGAGAGCGGTGGCTGCTTGGGTGACAATCTGAGGGAGTAGGCAGGTGTCTCTGACCTTTACCAAGGTCAACCCTCCCCTCCGctgctgtcttcctctctgtatCTCTCTTTTGCTTATATCTGTTCCTTCCTCCCCCTTCAGGTAAACAACACTCTCCATTACTGACCAACCCCCTCTCACAAAAACCCCAAAATCCTCCTCTGTCACACTTTGCTTTCTTGCTATTTCACACACTACATTGCCACCATGTTTCACTATTTCCTCACAGTTATCTCTTTCTCCCACCCATCTtctccagcctgctgctcgGTACAAGCAAACAGGTAGAGTGACAGCAAATTGTAGACAGAGGCAGGCAGAATGAGTGACCAGGAGCAAGTCGAGTTCGTCAAGCCAGTGGCACGCTTAGGCAGCAGGCTCAGCCCAgacctccactctctctctttccatctcttTCTCATTCCTTCCTTCCCTAATGCTGTAACGCTGAGTCATAGCTGCCAACCAACACTTCTACAGTGCCAGTCCAAGTGCCAGGACAAACAACACTCTTCCTCTGACACTGACTAATGAAGCAAGGATGCAAATAGTGTATAGACATGGCTGTGGACGCACACTTACAGAACTGTATATGTAAGGGGTCCAGGAGGACATATCTATATCAAACAGTCAGTGGTCAAGAAcaatacatgcacacatgggCAATACATGGCTGAGCTCTCATCTTCAACCTGTACACTCGGGACTATTTGTTGACAATGGACAGCACAATTTAACAAAGGGAAACATCTCCCCACTCCTGAAACAATGCACTCATCCTTCACTGACAATACGCTTGACTTACTTAAGTGTGTATTGAGGCCAGCCTCAGGGTGAATGTGGGACGCAGGTGTGGAGGATGGAAACGAACATTATGTGACACTGCAACATacctgcagtaaaaaaaattgGCTACTTCACAAAGTCCTGAAGCTATCTAAGATATAAGCAGATCAGTGTGTTCTCTAAGGACAGAGATGTAGTCCAGGTATAGAGGGATGACGGATGAGACggatattgtgtttttgtttacagtgctgctgcagcttgaagacacagagcagggataataaattctgtttttttgtcactgCTCCCTCTAAATAAATCATATGTACAGGAACACACATAATATTCTGCATAACAAAGCTACTGTTAGACCCACAAATCCTTCAAGAACACCATGTAGCCCCTTTATAGACACATATTCACAGACTGATACAACTCATGAAAGTGGAGTTGCTAATTCTCATGCATACAACAGTCCACAGCACAAATCCAAGATGGCCACTGCCAGGCCTTGTTTGCTCTCTGCAAGTTGTCCGAGCCCTACCTGGTCCCACCAACCGATGAGCCAGGGCCTGGAGCAGGTCTCACAGAACAGGTCCACCAATGGCGTCCTGCGCTCCGCTGCCGTCCCACCTCCCTCCAGAACTCCTCCAGCGGTTGCACCGAGGTCCAGCTCTGCCCCTGCCCTCCCCTGCAGGGGGCTGTAGCTGGAGGAGCGGGGCAGCCTGTAGCCCCCTGGTACAGGTGAGGGGCAGGGGGACGGCGCTGGGTCAATGGCCTCCACCACACCCATGTTGAGTGTGACGGGTGGTTTGGGCCGATGGCACAGGCAGGAGGTGCGGTAGTGCAGCGGGGTGGGAGCAGTGCGTGTGCCCCAGTGGCATGAGGGCGTTGTCAGGGTGTGTGGGGAGAGGCCACAGCCGGTCAAGCTGGGACACTCCAGAGTGACGGTTGCCCCAACAGGGGGCGAAGGAACAGGGGAGGGGGGTGAGGGTGCAGATTGTTCTTGCCTACATGCAGCACCCCAAAACAGGCCACCCAGTCAGTCCTGAGTCAGGCTCCAGCCGCAGCAGGGTCAGTAAGGCGAGGGTCCCCCTGATGGGAAGACCAGGAGCCCCCTGGATCCGGTAGCTGTGGTGACTACATCTCATCCCATTTGCTGAGCAGACTGACCCAAATTTATAGTCCCTGTAAGGTAGAGGTGGATGGAGCTGAACGAGTGAAGATGGAGGGGAACAGAGTGAGCGAGGGACCGTCTGAAGGGCACAGAGAGGAGCCGATGAAGGAGCTGAGTGGCAAtgtgagagaaaatgaaaaaaagatgttCCGACAGCTGAGCTGCTTCACGAACAGTAATAAAAGATTTAAATGGTGAAGGTGAGAGGACTGGAGAGATGGTGACAGCAAGACATAAGGATGACTGTAGTATCGGATGATGGAGGTAGAGGGAGATTGGATGACAGCAGGAACATTGGGaaaggaagagggggggggacagcaagagaaaaacaaggatgGAGAGaatgacagagggagagagagaagagacagaaagggatGCAGGCAGGCCTGGAGCAGACGGTCAGGCTGAAGAATCACACCAGAGCTGTGGTCTGGAAAAACAGGCTCCCTCTCCCTGCGTCGACTGCCCCTCCCCCACGGTACAGATCCAGAGGCCCGGCCCAGTCCTACCGGTGCATCAGCCCGTCTGTGTCTCACACTGATCCCAGCAACACGCAGTCAGCGTACAGGCAGTCAGGCTGCCTCCTGATCGCTCCGTAGCCCAGCTCTCTACTCCAAGTCAATCCATGCCTCAGCTGGCCAAAATGCCAGAGGTTTAATCCTGCTGCTTCAGGCTGCCGTTCCTTCAATGCTCTGCCTCTTGCGCCATTTCACTGGATGCTGTAGACAGCTCTCGCAAGCTAATCAGGCAGTGTGGCTGCAGGcgcgtgcacgtgtgtgtgcgtgtgtgtctgtgcttggcTCTTTTCAGGGAGCCAGTGTGCGCATGTGCAATAAGACAGCATGTACGTCTGttgaaaatatgtgtgtgagcGAGGGTGTGAGTAAGAGTGAGAGACTGAGTGGGAATATTCATGTGTGCACCTCCATGTTGGCACAGTGTGGAGCATTTCTGTAGCTTAGTTGTGGCTGCTTAAAGGCAGCAACATATTCACAGAAGCTCTATTTGCCCCTGGGGGACTTAttgtgcgtgcacacacacacatgaatgtaCACACACTTAATTCAAATCCTTTCAGCACTCTCCTCATGCTGATAATTAATCAGCCTGTGATGAAAGGACTTTTTATTAATAGTAAAGGAGAGACTttctgaaataaaacaaacaaggtgCACAACACTGTCTCTTTAAGACAGAACACTATTAAAGGTGCACTGCGTCCATTTCATTGGTTGTTGCCTAAACCACATGCCTTGTGGTCAGAGTGGCAAGCCAATGACTAAAAGGGAAGGGCAGACCCTGCTGCTGTTCGATAGCAACCAAGGTTACAGCAGAGACATCAGCATCAGGACCTGTCTCCCCCCCAACCCATCTCCTCCCCACCCacacacccccctcccttccttctctctctctttcaccatGCACCGTCAGTCACAAATGCATGCATGCTTAAGAAGCCTGCCCatgtgctgcacacagacaggcatGTAGAGGTGCTTATGCAAAATCCAATTCACCGACAAAGGCTTGAACACAACCAATAATGTTCTGCAGTTTATATTGATAATGtgccacaaaacaaaaacatgacagaCCACCTTGTATTCACTTTTCCATTTGTTACTACCACCACACTGAAAGACGAAACCAGTATTTCCTTCAAAAAACACTGCTTGTACTTTAACAACTTGCCACCATCTTTAGCAGAACACCACTCTGTGCACTGTGGGACACACGTACAGCAATTATAATCTGATCCTGCCATGTCATTAAATGCCCTTGTGGAACATTGTATGTTTATGTTAGCATCATACAGAGCTAACGTCTCAGTAGaagcacagtgagtgtgtttgcgTGTGGACAGGTGTGCACCTTGTTGGAGGCCATCTCGCTGACTGAGCGGTGGGTCTGAATGGTCTCCAGCTGGTCCAGACACcagtccagctcctccagagtcTCCCGAGCCATCTGCTGGTAGGTCTCCTCtggcaaggacacacacacacacacacattttgtaaaCCACAAAGAGCACCAAAAAAGGCATAAAAGAATGACACCTGACAACTGAATGAATATCTTCCATTTAAAGAGACGTTTGCCTGTAGGTCACATCCTTTAGCTCAGTAAGCTAACAtggtttattttaaaatgtatacaaCATCAGTATAGAAACCAACTGACAGGTCTAAAATCATTATTTGAGATGTCGTAGTCACGTGAAGCTTTAGCCTTTTACTTATCATTAGCCTGCCAATATGCCAGTTCCAATGATCTGAAGAATCACTGGATGCCTTACTTTGTCTAAGCCGCTGCGTGTTTGTAGGTATTTGCAGCCTATGTGCTGTCAACTTATCAAGGTGATTTCATGATTTCATAGTGTTTTGTCTATCTTCATGTTGCGAGGTTGCACCTGAGCTCTCTCAGCCACCATACTTACTGAAGAGTCCTTATAGGTAGCATCTCATCTAAGAATGTTTGGGTCAGGCCCTTCAATTAAGGAATCAAACTGTGCAGTATCAGCTTGATTTTACTTTAGTAATTTGTCCATCAAAGCTCTATAATTAATCTAATAAAATGTATGAACAATTCCTCAGTAATAGCAAGACAAAgcttagtgtgtatgtgtgtgtgtgtgtgtgtgaagcctcAGCGTGCCCTCAAAGGAAACTCTTAATTAGCTGACAACATACCAGAAAGTGTAGCTTGGGGAACAGTGGGTTGGCTTGTCACTGGTGACCTCCTGTGGACAAACACATTATTACATGAGAGGGAGAATTAcactctgctgccccctgctgggattaaacacacattcagcattACAGTATGAGACAACAAAAGGCTTGGCTCACACAGGggatgtatttgtattttttttttaattttatgtatGTGCCCAACATGTGAGACAAATGGAGGAGTGTATGTCTGCTTTCTTAGAATTTTGAATGTCAATGCAAATTCCCCTATACTTATAAATTCAAGTATCCAATAATAGTCAGACACAAAGCCTGCTCTCTTTTCACGAAGCTTTTGTTGTCTTTCAATTGTATAGAGAGAGGTACTTTCATGGTACAACACTGTGTAATTATAGATGCAGATAATTCTGTGCTGCATTgcttgatatatatatatttcatattgATGTGGAGCTAAAAGCCTGccagctccagctccttctGTCTACTGCATTACAAGGGAGAATAATTTTAGTATTATTGACCGTCTGCATCGCCTTTGCAGAGTCAGGGACGTACATCTGAGCTCTGCTCTCAGTCAGCTCACTGGAAGTACGCCAACTAATGCAGATCATATTTTCCTTGTCTGATCATCACAAACTGGTTAATCATGATGGCTAAAGTGTTTCCCCACAGGAGCAAGGAAATGGAGACATTAGCATACACACGTTGCAAACTAAGCAGGCAGTCGTGACAAGTGTAAGTGGGGGGAGGAAGGGGCATTTGACAGCATGATACTGACTTGTTAGTGGGTGTTGTGACATTGGCGAGGATGGTGAAGTTGCTTCTTACAGTTCGTAGGCTGGCCAACACCTGGGGGATGGATGGACAGCgtaggagggagagaaggaggagggaggaggagggaggaggaaggtggaggggggggggtggtggcaGGAGTgtggagggaaggagagagaggaggggggacaaGTTCACTGCACTAATTAGCCACCTTTTCTAGTAATTTACAGCAATTAAACTTGTCAGACGAGGCGCATGAGGAAAACATACCTGAGCGAAAGGGGTGACGATCATGTCTTCAGCGTGcctgcaggacaaaaaaaaaaaaaagaggaatgtgAGTGGTTTGGGCAGCTCTGGTGCTCACTTTCACTGTTTATATGAGAGGCTGAGCATGTGTGCAGGCTGTTTATAAAGACCTGTGTGCATCTAAACAGAGAAATAATCCTGACGCACAATAATGGATGAGCTTACTgtaagacagaggaggaaacagaggaCAGTCAATGTTACAGGGACTCATCATGATTTCATTAGCATAATTACAGTCCTAACCACTGCTGTGTTGATTGGGATAATGTGCAGTttctgccgtgtgtgtgtgtgtgtctttgagtgGACACTACAGGTttataaaacaacaaatgatgAATCTAGAATGATGGCTTCATGCTTACCCCTCACTATTGATGGAGGAGTTGCGTGACATGGTTTTGGGGGACGTGTCGTAGTCAGAGTCTGAGCGGTACAGGAAGGACTCCCTGCGCTGGCTCTGAGGGAACGAAGGGTGGAGCACCAACCCAGGACTCGCCTGCGAATCCATGGGACTGCGTCCTGGCGAGGGACCATTCTCTGAATCAAAGCTGAATGTAGAGAGAGGAAACTAAAGTTACATCAGTGACATTTAGGTGTTTTTTTATCTTACTGACAACAAATGGCAACAAGATGATCCTAAATACCCAAACATAAGCACTGCAGGCGGTGGGGAGAGAGAAGTGACAGCGgtttcagcacaaacacacacagctgtgaatgTGCTGCACCGCTGGATTGGCAGACTGCCACTGGGATGCTCCAGGAATTATACTGACAAGTCATGTGTTGGAGTGTCTAAGTGATTCTCTCCGGGCCCAAACTGTCCGTCTGAAGACATGAGTGATTGAGATTTTTGATTTGGGATGAGATCTCTTTTAGACCCAAAGGTTAAAACGAACTCTTGACAGATTAAGAACGCTCATGAATATTTAGCGGTTCCCTGTGGACTTTTTGACCTTAAATATTACTTTGAAGCTGTGTTCTTTTCGTGACTAAGTCTCCATTTTGTTCATCTCATAAATACACATGAGGGTGCATATGCACTCATCCACAGGTGGCAGTAACACACTGAGATGCACAGGGAAGAGGAAGACTACAAGCTAAATAAGTCTGCATTTACACCATGGCCACCTCTTGTCTTTGATTATTACCTGTCAAGATTTTGGGAGTGTGTGGGCTGATTGGGTGTCAGAGCAGGTGCTGGAAAAGTTTTGTGCTCATTCTTATCTTTGTCATACAATCAGGGAACTGATACCACAGGCTGATAACCATAGGCTGGTAGCTGCTATGGCACCATCGAGTAAACTATAGTGTCGTCAACGTCGTACACACCATTACTCAGCCTAGCGGCCATATTCAGAGAAACACGGCTTGTTTGCTCTGATgcagtgtttctctgtgtgaaagaCATAAGCTGTAATAGTTTAATAGTGAGAGCTATACTTTTAAAGTGTACTGTCTGCTACACCTCTCATCCATAATAGATTGATGCTTGCTGCaaaatgttctgtgtgtgtctgagactCCAAGGTAACATTCAGGTTTTATGAggtcactgttttgttttcatatacAATTGGGCTTGGTAAGTAAAAAGATGAGTACTGTGAAAATGACACGGTCTGTGAGAAACTCTGTGTCCAATGATACACAGGCTGTATCATTTGGGATACATACACCAATATTTGCAGATGTTGATATGAGCATATTTATCTGGCAGTTTGGGTCCTGCTATTGATTCCTGAGCTCAAAACCAGACAGCACTTATAGATATAATGACTTTTTAGAtatttaaatttcatttttaaatcaatatctGAGGATACCTactaaaaacatataaaaataaacctCCATTTTGGCTTCTTTTGCTCATTATTAGCAACACATTGATTATTATCAGGAGAAATGACAAATAACATCTAAACAGTGACACCACCCAATCCATCCAAGCTTAGCTAAAggcgacaaaaaaaaaatgaagccagGGTTTTATTTTGGATAGAAAATATGTGCAAACTGAGTATATGTGATCCATACCAGATATATTCTCCTTGCATTTAAATGCTGGCAGgcacatttcagcagcagcagcatctatTTTTAATATAAGATAACTTTTTATCTCCACAGCAccttttcaaactttttttgtcAACACAGTTGTGAATGCCTTTCAGTTGAATTTCTAAAATTAAGTATGAGGTGTGGTATTTTTAGAATTTCCTTATAAATTGCTCAATTAGGGCCTACTCATCTCCCCTGAGGGCTTTGTGAAAGTGACTACAGATCAAATTATCATTAAACAAATttgaaaaacacatcaaaaaatGTCTGCCAGGGGGACTCTCTGAGAGCTGCACATGCTAATCCCCATTTTTTCCCCTGCAAACTTTGAGAGTAATTATGAGACTTGAGCATTCTAAATTCTGCACTCCCAAAATCTAATCCATCTGACACCGGTTATTAAGGTGTATGCACAGAATGATTTACTGAAATCTTCTTTAGTGAGTCGCATTACTGTCAACCTTCACAAATGTTCATACAGCAATAAGAACAGGCACAAGTCGGAGCAGATTctttccaaataaaacaaagaggCTTGGTGTAAAACAGTACCTGTAAATACAGTGTGACGAGCGTCTGCGCTCCTGAATACTGCGGTTTAGTTTCATGCGGCGAAACAGAGCAGAGCCCCCATGTCCCCGGGATTGATCGACCGGTGACAAAGGTGAGGTGAGAGAGGGCGCAGGAGGTGGACCCTCAGGACTCTCCCACAGCCTCAGCTGTCGTGTCAGCTTCCTCTGACTCATCTCTGGGCCTGCTGGAGCTGACCAGTTAAAGTTAAAACCCACTCAGTCTCCTCTCACAAACAAATCGAGCTGTGTGTGGCAGTCTCCCTCCCACACAGTACCCCACTCATCCACTGCAAACCGTCTTCAATCCCGAGCAAGATCTAATAACAAGGCCTGATCCTCCCTGTAGTCCTGCTCTCATGCTGCAGGAGTCAAAGTTCATCAGCATGCATATCCTGTACTGTGATCCTCGGGCCCTGGAAGCTTAAACTCTAGTTCCCCCTTCTCACATCCTCAGTTTGTTCGCTGGATTTATTCAGGTCTTCTTAATCCTTGCTCTTGCAGGTTTGTTTGAGGTTTGTCTGCACTGACAACCTCACCAGAGAGGAGCTCTTCTGATATTTCAGCACATCAGCTCTGATTGACTCGCTGCTGCTGGAAGTGACCAAAACTGGCCCTCTGCCCCCATCGGGTCTCCAGGTCGCTGGCGACACAGCTCTCGAAAACAGACTCTCTTTCCTAATTTCCTAATTAACCAGCCTTGTGCCCTCTTGTatgtgtttctcctcctccccccgcCTCTCTAAATGCAAGCATGTGCTCTCACTATCCTTATCTCACTGCTCACAGTTCCTCTGCAGCAACAGGAAGGCTGATCAGCAAGAGCAACAGACCACAGGCGCTAGAATAGAGGAACACACAGAGCCTGTGTAATGAGGATTTGAAGAGAAGATACAAGCAACCCagaaagaggagggaagagagaaagagaaaaaagtcaGGGGAAAACGGGTTGACTCATACCCCTGTGCAAATGTTTACACGTTCCACTAAACAGTGTGCGAGGCTTGCGCCcaaaacattttatgttttgACATCAACAGCGTTCTTTACTGCTTTGGCCTTTAGACGTGTACAGACATGGAGCTACCTTAATATTCTCCACAAGCAACAATTAGACCTTGGAACAGCTTTTACACAAAGAGCATCAGGTCAACCGCAACTAATTCACTGATGGCACTGTAGACAGAAATGCCTCAAGCTGGAAGTTTTTACTGCTCTTCTAAAACAAAATGGTGCAGTGATAATGGAAGCTGACTGCAGGTTTGCTGGTTAACACAGTGAGGCATTTCCTAAGGTGTCATTTATGACTTTGATAATAGGGAACCATTGATTA of the Parambassis ranga chromosome 8, fParRan2.1, whole genome shotgun sequence genome contains:
- the pde4a gene encoding cAMP-specific 3',5'-cyclic phosphodiesterase 4B isoform X2, with product MSQRKLTRQLRLWESPEGPPPAPSLTSPLSPVDQSRGHGGSALFRRMKLNRSIQERRRSSHCIYSFDSENGPSPGRSPMDSQASPGLVLHPSFPQSQRRESFLYRSDSDYDTSPKTMSRNSSINSEGHAEDMIVTPFAQVLASLRTVRSNFTILANVTTPTNKRSPVTSQPTVPQATLSEETYQQMARETLEELDWCLDQLETIQTHRSVSEMASNKFKRMLNRELSHLSEMSRSGNQVSEYISTTFLDKQNEVEIPSPTLREREKPMCHISGVKKLTHSSSLSNSTMPRFGVKTEHEDALARELNDLNKWGLNIFRVAEFSNNRPLSCIMYAIFQERDLLKTFRIPMDTFVTYVMTLEDHYHANVAYHNSLHAADVTQSTHVLLSTPALDAVFTDLEILAALFAAAIHDVDHPGVSNQFLINTNSELALMYNDESVLENHHLAVGFKLLHEDNCDIFQNLSKRQRQSLRKLVIDMVLATDMSKHMSLLADLKTMVETKKVTSSGVLLLDHYTDRIQVLRNMVHCADLSNPTKPLAVYRQWTERIMEEFFRQGDKERERGMEISPMCDKHTASVEKSQVGFIDYIVHPLWETWGDLVHPDAQEILDTLEDNRDWYQSTIPQSPSPPPVGQDKDLNACIDKFQFELTLEESSHREQDDESDKPTPNHVAEDCSHGEEEGKKEEEEDTMAEEEEEEENEDIIEEEDEVAMEEEEAEEELKAHLGVAPEKDRLSDTSPVEEEEDSSSQAEDT
- the pde4a gene encoding cAMP-specific 3',5'-cyclic phosphodiesterase 4C isoform X1 — its product is MMEPPPCSKKSLSLSLPVPREGQATLKPPQHLWRQPRTPIKIKHRGYSDTDRHHHRHMERSDAVDTSDRPGLKKSRMSWPSSFHGTTNTSIGNCVGNKRFDSENGPSPGRSPMDSQASPGLVLHPSFPQSQRRESFLYRSDSDYDTSPKTMSRNSSINSEGHAEDMIVTPFAQVLASLRTVRSNFTILANVTTPTNKRSPVTSQPTVPQATLSEETYQQMARETLEELDWCLDQLETIQTHRSVSEMASNKFKRMLNRELSHLSEMSRSGNQVSEYISTTFLDKQNEVEIPSPTLREREKPMCHISGVKKLTHSSSLSNSTMPRFGVKTEHEDALARELNDLNKWGLNIFRVAEFSNNRPLSCIMYAIFQERDLLKTFRIPMDTFVTYVMTLEDHYHANVAYHNSLHAADVTQSTHVLLSTPALDAVFTDLEILAALFAAAIHDVDHPGVSNQFLINTNSELALMYNDESVLENHHLAVGFKLLHEDNCDIFQNLSKRQRQSLRKLVIDMVLATDMSKHMSLLADLKTMVETKKVTSSGVLLLDHYTDRIQVLRNMVHCADLSNPTKPLAVYRQWTERIMEEFFRQGDKERERGMEISPMCDKHTASVEKSQVGFIDYIVHPLWETWGDLVHPDAQEILDTLEDNRDWYQSTIPQSPSPPPVGQDKDLNACIDKFQFELTLEESSHREQDDESDKPTPNHVAEDCSHGEEEGKKEEEEDTMAEEEEEEENEDIIEEEDEVAMEEEEAEEELKAHLGVAPEKDRLSDTSPVEEEEDSSSQAEDT